In one window of Poriferisphaera corsica DNA:
- a CDS encoding aspartate aminotransferase family protein produces MASSPFNLKALLDDQAGHPPLNLIEKHINPAYAKVLKVLGYDIRYTKGQGPYLWDEQGNKYLDCLSGFGVFGVGRNHPDVRDAIKQAMDMDLPNLPKFGPSMTSGLLAEKLIEIAPDGLDTVYFCNSGAEGCETAIKYARAATGKNRIIYCQKAYHGLTMGALSINGGLEFRDGFGALLNETTPIPFNDIEALEQEILLGDVAGFIFEPIQGKGVRIASEAFVTAAAELCRKHNVVFIADEVQTGYGRTGRMFACEHFNIHPDILVTAKAISGGYVPLAAVLSRRSIHNKVFSTLDRCVVHSTTFGQNDLSMVAGLATLHVLEQEKVVENADRMGQKIIAGLTALVPKYDLLKEVRGKGLMIAVEFGTPKSLSLKVGWQLLHKVDGGLFPQAILIPLLKDHHILAQVAGHNMDIIKLLPSLTITEQDADHLIKAFDEVIAACHRFPGPAWEVGKRLTKQVFKRSNNEQPLAPTK; encoded by the coding sequence ATGGCCAGCTCTCCATTCAATTTAAAAGCTTTACTAGACGATCAAGCGGGCCATCCCCCATTAAATCTGATTGAGAAGCATATCAACCCTGCATATGCAAAAGTCTTAAAAGTACTGGGTTACGATATCCGGTACACAAAAGGCCAAGGCCCCTATCTATGGGATGAGCAGGGGAATAAATATCTAGACTGCTTGTCGGGATTCGGCGTTTTTGGTGTTGGGCGTAATCACCCAGACGTCCGTGACGCAATTAAGCAGGCCATGGACATGGACTTGCCCAATTTGCCAAAATTCGGCCCCTCGATGACCTCGGGGTTATTAGCAGAAAAGCTTATCGAGATCGCCCCAGACGGCCTTGATACGGTGTACTTCTGTAATTCCGGTGCAGAAGGGTGCGAGACCGCGATTAAGTACGCAAGGGCCGCTACAGGCAAAAACAGGATCATCTACTGCCAGAAGGCCTATCACGGCTTAACAATGGGCGCCTTATCAATCAATGGTGGCTTGGAGTTTCGAGATGGATTTGGAGCTTTACTTAACGAAACCACCCCAATCCCCTTCAATGACATTGAGGCCCTTGAGCAAGAAATTCTCTTAGGCGACGTCGCCGGCTTCATATTCGAGCCAATACAAGGCAAAGGCGTTCGAATCGCCAGCGAAGCATTTGTCACTGCAGCAGCTGAGCTATGCCGTAAGCACAATGTGGTCTTTATCGCAGATGAAGTTCAGACCGGCTACGGACGTACCGGCAGAATGTTTGCATGCGAGCACTTCAACATCCATCCAGACATCCTTGTCACCGCAAAAGCAATCTCAGGTGGATACGTGCCATTAGCTGCAGTATTGTCGAGACGATCAATCCATAATAAGGTTTTCTCCACGCTCGACCGATGCGTTGTCCACTCCACAACATTTGGACAGAACGATTTATCAATGGTAGCGGGATTAGCAACCTTGCATGTCTTAGAACAAGAGAAAGTTGTTGAAAATGCGGATCGAATGGGACAAAAAATCATCGCTGGCCTAACCGCACTCGTCCCCAAATATGATCTACTAAAAGAGGTTCGCGGCAAAGGCTTGATGATCGCCGTTGAGTTTGGAACCCCTAAATCACTCTCACTCAAAGTCGGTTGGCAATTGCTACATAAAGTTGATGGAGGATTATTCCCCCAAGCAATCCTGATCCCTCTACTTAAAGATCACCACATCCTCGCCCAGGTTGCCGGGCACAACATGGATATTATCAAACTCCTTCCATCACTAACGATCACCGAACAAGATGCTGACCATCTGATTAAAGCATTCGACGAGGTCATCGCTGCCTGCCATAGGTTCCCAGGGCCCGCGTGGGAAGTAGGCAAACGCCTCACGAAACAAGTTTTCAAACGCTCTAACAATGAGCAGCCACTAGCCCCAACAAAATAA